A window of Anomalospiza imberbis isolate Cuckoo-Finch-1a 21T00152 chromosome 4, ASM3175350v1, whole genome shotgun sequence contains these coding sequences:
- the IL21 gene encoding interleukin-21: protein MGGLSISSREQYIGRCRAYLSTAQTGVSYLNSITLLLAYFKTELIRMKRMIIFCMLFFCSTMVLTASSPRTLKYKQIQKKIIDLESMVKDKDAELLHTPESLVEGCLSTAVTCFKKGIQKLQPASSQENEAFAKAIRIVRKFTYRDSGEVGLPHSAQNCDRYSLFSIAMPPEMGEL from the exons ATGGGTGGGCTCTCCATCTCCAGCAGGGAGCAATATATAGGTAGGTGCAGAGCTTACCTAAGCACAGCTCAAACTGGAGTGTCATACTTGAACAGCATAACTTTGCTCCTGgcatattttaaaacagaactcATCAGGATGAAGAGGATGATTATTTTCTGCATGCTTTTCTTCTGCTCCACTATGGTGCTGACTGCATCTTCACCCAGAACATTAAAATACAAACagattcaaaagaaaattatagaCTTAGAAAGTATGGTGAAAGATAAG gaTGCTGAATTGCTGCATACACCAGAAAGCCTTGTG GAGGGATGCCTGTCCACAGCTGTGACCTGCTTCAAGAAGGGCATCCAGAAATTACAACCAGCAAGCAGCCAAGAAAATGAGGCATTCGCCAAAGCCATTAGAATCGTGAGGAAATTCACCTACAGAGACTCTGGAGAGGTAGGACTTCCTCACAGTGCTCAGAATTGTGATCGTTACTCCTTATTTTCTATAGCGATGCCTCCTGAAATGGGGGAATTGTAG